From the genome of Rhodobacteraceae bacterium Araon29, one region includes:
- the nirD gene encoding nitrite reductase small subunit NirD translates to MSWVEIGRLEDIPLRGARKIKTVLGCVAVFRTDADEVFAVTDSCPHKGGPLSEGIVHSQSVTCPLHNWVFDLNTGQAQGENSSIETFPVQVENGRIFINSAKLSPRSVA, encoded by the coding sequence ATGAGCTGGGTCGAAATTGGTAGGTTAGAAGATATTCCTCTGCGCGGGGCACGGAAGATTAAAACTGTCTTGGGATGCGTAGCTGTGTTTCGCACTGATGCAGATGAGGTTTTTGCAGTGACCGATAGCTGTCCACATAAGGGCGGTCCGTTGTCCGAAGGTATCGTGCACAGCCAATCCGTAACTTGCCCGCTGCACAACTGGGTTTTTGATCTAAATACTGGACAGGCTCAAGGCGAAAACAGTTCCATTGAGACATTTCCAGTGCAAGTGGAAAACGGGCGCATTTTTATCAACAGTGCAAAACTCAGCCCGAGGAGCGTGGCCTGA
- a CDS encoding ABC transporter permease subunit, whose translation MTTIDPNFSAAEQREAKRARLFTRINAADKWFQILGLSWMTPILKAIAGDNPSAQVKEIWRLLAVPLLAIVAFLMLWGMLAPKVQTSLGAVPGPAQVWSQAVNLHADAEAKAQSKADFDAKVAQLNERRIQQGKEPVNRAYTGAPTYYQQIWTSIQTVFFGFLIATAIAVPLGIAAGLSPIANAVLNPLIQIFKPVSPLAWLPIVTMVVSALAASNDGLLPKSFVISAVTVTLCSLWPTLINTALGVSSIDKDLVNVSKVLKMNTWTKITKLVLPSALPLIFTGLRLSLGVGWMVLIAAEMLAQNPGLGKFIWDEFQNGSSSSLAKIMVAVLTIGIIGFLLDRVMYALQSLFTFTNNR comes from the coding sequence ATGACCACCATTGATCCAAATTTCTCTGCCGCCGAACAGCGCGAAGCAAAGCGTGCCCGGCTTTTCACGCGCATCAATGCCGCCGACAAATGGTTCCAGATTTTGGGACTGTCGTGGATGACGCCCATCCTTAAAGCTATAGCCGGCGACAACCCGTCCGCCCAGGTAAAAGAAATTTGGCGCCTTCTGGCAGTTCCACTTTTGGCAATTGTGGCCTTCCTAATGCTGTGGGGGATGCTGGCACCCAAGGTACAAACCTCGCTTGGGGCCGTACCGGGACCAGCGCAGGTTTGGTCCCAAGCGGTCAACCTTCATGCAGATGCCGAGGCAAAAGCACAAAGCAAAGCGGACTTTGATGCGAAGGTCGCTCAGCTTAATGAGCGCCGGATTCAGCAAGGCAAAGAGCCTGTTAATCGCGCCTACACCGGCGCACCAACCTATTATCAGCAGATCTGGACATCTATTCAGACTGTTTTCTTTGGTTTCTTAATCGCCACCGCTATCGCTGTACCTCTGGGTATTGCTGCGGGGCTATCACCTATAGCGAACGCCGTGCTTAATCCGCTGATCCAAATATTCAAACCGGTATCACCGCTGGCATGGTTGCCGATTGTGACGATGGTTGTCTCTGCATTGGCCGCCTCAAACGATGGTCTTCTGCCCAAGAGCTTCGTGATCTCTGCCGTGACAGTGACGCTTTGCTCGCTTTGGCCGACATTGATCAACACTGCACTTGGCGTCTCGTCCATCGACAAAGATCTGGTCAATGTTTCAAAGGTCTTAAAGATGAATACATGGACCAAGATTACCAAACTGGTTCTACCGTCAGCGCTGCCACTTATTTTCACCGGGCTGCGGCTAAGCCTTGGGGTTGGATGGATGGTGCTGATAGCTGCCGAAATGCTGGCGCAAAACCCCGGCTTGGGCAAATTCATTTGGGATGAGTTTCAAAACGGATCTTCAAGTTCATTGGCGAAAATAATGGTTGCAGTTCTGACCATCGGGATCATCGGCTTTTTGCTCGACCGCGTGATGTACGCGCTACAATCCCTTTTCACCTTCACCAACAATCGGTAA
- a CDS encoding nitrate transporter has protein sequence MNTVTLPVAYMPLIDAAPLIIAQEMGFAEAEGIALDLIPAPSWSSVRDMLAFGRVDAAHMLSAVPVAMAMGLGGVSTALSAVSVLSINGNVIGVGKPLEDRLRATGFNFGFADPVLAANVLAQVSDGPIVFGVPFPFSMHVELLRYWIRATALGPNGVVIRTVPPPLMAKALEAGDIDAFCVGEPWGSVAVEQGVGALLLPTASIWSFAPEKVLAIRTDWAETEPDLLGRLMRATWRAGRWLANSDVHATASDLLARKSYLDVSAEWLDRALSGHLTVTARGDQRQVERFVEFHHGAASFPWRSQARWIARQLQLSHQSAQAADIDAATRVFRSDLHRQHLGVAGCEMPGASEKLEGAIRDTTLVAAAGGTLTLLPNRFFDARIFDPELK, from the coding sequence ATGAATACGGTCACACTTCCCGTTGCTTACATGCCATTGATAGATGCAGCTCCGCTGATCATCGCGCAGGAAATGGGGTTTGCCGAAGCAGAAGGTATTGCTCTTGACCTGATCCCTGCCCCCTCTTGGTCATCTGTGCGCGATATGCTCGCCTTTGGGCGCGTGGATGCGGCGCATATGCTGTCGGCTGTGCCAGTAGCAATGGCAATGGGATTGGGCGGCGTATCAACAGCACTTTCAGCGGTTTCAGTTCTGTCGATTAACGGCAATGTCATTGGTGTTGGAAAGCCGCTGGAGGACCGATTGCGCGCGACCGGATTTAATTTCGGTTTTGCCGATCCTGTCCTCGCGGCCAATGTCCTAGCGCAAGTCAGCGATGGTCCGATCGTATTTGGTGTACCATTTCCTTTCTCAATGCACGTGGAATTACTACGCTACTGGATCCGGGCAACCGCTCTCGGCCCTAATGGTGTTGTCATTCGCACAGTCCCACCACCTTTAATGGCCAAAGCACTGGAAGCTGGCGATATCGATGCATTTTGCGTCGGTGAACCTTGGGGCTCTGTTGCGGTGGAACAAGGGGTCGGCGCGCTGTTATTGCCCACTGCTTCCATATGGAGCTTTGCGCCCGAAAAGGTACTTGCCATACGCACCGATTGGGCCGAGACTGAACCAGATTTGCTGGGGCGTTTGATGCGCGCGACATGGCGCGCGGGCCGGTGGCTGGCCAATTCTGATGTGCATGCGACCGCGAGTGATTTGCTAGCGCGAAAATCCTATCTCGATGTCTCGGCCGAATGGCTTGACCGCGCTCTTTCAGGTCACTTGACGGTAACGGCACGCGGCGATCAGCGTCAGGTGGAGCGGTTTGTCGAATTTCACCATGGTGCGGCCAGTTTTCCTTGGCGCAGTCAAGCCAGATGGATCGCCCGGCAGCTGCAACTTTCGCATCAAAGTGCGCAAGCCGCCGATATTGATGCCGCAACCCGTGTGTTTCGCTCTGATCTGCATCGCCAGCATCTGGGTGTTGCAGGCTGCGAGATGCCCGGTGCCTCAGAAAAACTTGAAGGTGCGATTCGTGATACCACATTGGTAGCCGCAGCTGGTGGTACACTAACGCTGCTGCCAAATCGTTTCTTTGATGCCCGTATTTTCGACCCAGAACTGAAATAG
- a CDS encoding ATP-binding cassette domain-containing protein, with amino-acid sequence MSILKLENVNKSFGTGQHATHVLKNINLKVAEGEFLVLLGFSGTGKTSLINLMAGLEKPTTGSVTFKGAPITGPGPERGVIFQSYSLMPWLTVTGNVGLALDCVFPNLSKAEKAEKVAHYVDMVGLSHAATRRPAELSGGMRQRVNVARALAMSPEMLLLDEPLSALDALTRANLADEIERIWDTEKKTCVLITNDVDEAIILADRIIALNPDGTLGEEFTVSIPRPRDRTEMNSNDAFKSLRADVTKYLMDVGIEAKVEGTRKLPDVTPIHGVPTAIADAQKGAIYKRFLNFSQLHKVYPTPKGPLTVVEDFDLKMNRGEFISLIGHSGCGKSTVLTMAAGLNPISKGAITLDGRHVEGADPERAVVFQSPNLFPWLTAKQNVAIGVDKVYPKAGQPERQNVVEYYLERVGLGDAMDKPATELSNGMQQRVGIARAFALSPKLLLLDEPFGMLDSLTRWELQEVLMEVWSRTKVTAICVTHDVDEAILLADRVVMMTNGPQATIGKITNVDLPRPRTRKALLEHPDYYTYRQEVLDFLEECENGGNPKPTKPVPTTVAAE; translated from the coding sequence ATGAGTATTCTCAAGCTAGAAAACGTCAACAAAAGTTTTGGCACAGGCCAGCACGCCACCCATGTGCTAAAAAATATAAACCTCAAGGTTGCCGAAGGCGAATTCCTTGTGCTGCTTGGCTTCTCTGGAACTGGTAAAACGTCGCTGATCAATTTGATGGCTGGGCTAGAAAAGCCCACCACAGGCAGCGTTACTTTCAAGGGTGCCCCGATCACTGGACCTGGGCCAGAGCGCGGCGTGATATTCCAAAGCTACTCACTGATGCCTTGGCTGACGGTAACCGGCAATGTCGGGCTTGCATTGGACTGTGTCTTTCCCAACCTGTCGAAAGCGGAAAAGGCAGAAAAGGTTGCGCATTACGTTGATATGGTGGGCCTGAGCCACGCGGCAACACGCCGTCCAGCCGAGCTGTCCGGAGGTATGCGGCAACGTGTGAATGTGGCCCGCGCGCTTGCGATGAGCCCCGAGATGCTGCTTTTGGATGAGCCGCTCTCGGCGCTAGATGCGCTTACCCGCGCCAACCTTGCCGATGAGATCGAGCGTATTTGGGACACTGAAAAGAAAACCTGTGTTTTAATCACAAATGACGTGGATGAAGCGATCATTCTTGCGGATCGGATCATCGCATTAAATCCGGATGGAACTTTGGGCGAAGAGTTTACCGTGAGCATCCCGCGCCCACGGGACCGGACGGAAATGAACAGCAATGATGCGTTCAAATCCCTACGCGCTGACGTGACCAAATATCTTATGGATGTTGGTATCGAGGCCAAGGTAGAAGGCACTCGTAAATTACCTGATGTGACCCCTATTCATGGCGTGCCAACCGCGATTGCAGATGCCCAAAAGGGTGCAATATACAAGCGGTTTTTGAACTTTAGTCAGCTGCACAAGGTTTACCCAACTCCCAAAGGTCCGCTGACCGTTGTCGAAGATTTTGATCTAAAAATGAACCGCGGTGAGTTTATCAGCCTGATTGGCCATTCCGGCTGTGGCAAGTCGACAGTGCTGACTATGGCCGCAGGTCTTAATCCGATCTCGAAAGGAGCCATTACTCTGGATGGGCGCCACGTCGAAGGCGCCGATCCGGAACGTGCCGTTGTGTTCCAGTCGCCCAATCTGTTCCCATGGCTTACGGCGAAACAGAATGTGGCCATCGGGGTGGACAAAGTCTATCCAAAAGCCGGCCAGCCAGAACGGCAGAATGTAGTGGAATACTACCTTGAACGGGTCGGGCTTGGCGATGCGATGGACAAGCCTGCAACCGAGCTATCAAACGGCATGCAGCAACGTGTAGGCATCGCGCGGGCCTTTGCCCTTTCGCCCAAGTTACTGCTCCTTGATGAACCTTTCGGTATGCTTGACAGCCTCACACGGTGGGAACTTCAGGAAGTTTTAATGGAAGTGTGGTCCCGCACAAAGGTGACTGCAATCTGTGTCACGCATGACGTTGACGAAGCAATCCTCTTGGCTGATCGCGTGGTAATGATGACCAATGGTCCACAAGCAACCATAGGCAAAATTACCAACGTTGACCTTCCGCGCCCGCGCACCCGCAAGGCGCTGCTAGAGCATCCCGACTATTATACCTACCGCCAAGAAGTGCTCGATTTTCTTGAAGAATGTGAAAACGGCGGTAATCCGAAACCCACAAAACCGGTCCCAACGACCGTAGCAGCGGAGTAG
- a CDS encoding nitrate ABC transporter substrate-binding protein, whose protein sequence is MRKPLLSFVTMTALAGTAAAEMLDLEKDELTFGFIKLTDMAPLAVAYEQGYFLDEGLFVTLEAQANWKVLLDGVIDGQLDGAHMLAGQPLAATIGYGTKAHIVTPFSMDLNGNGITVSNEVWDMMRPNIPSMDDGRPMHPISAQALAPVIEEFNSRGEPFNMGMVFPVSTHNYELRYWLAAGGINPGYYSPDNISGQIAADVFLSVTPPPQMPATLEAGTINGYCVGEPWNQQAVFKGIGVPVITDYQLWKNNPEKVFGLTQEFTEENPNTTLAITKALIRAAIWLDENNNANRPEAVKILSRPEYVGADYEVIANSMTGFFEFEKGDKRDIPDFNVFFRYNATYPFYSDAVWYLTQMRRWGQIAEHKPDSWYDEVAQSVYKPKIYLEAARLLVDEGFANEADFPWDSDGYKAPTPAEDIIDSIAYDGKAPNAYLESLPIGLKKDQLVVGNNVQD, encoded by the coding sequence ATGAGAAAACCCCTCCTAAGCTTTGTCACTATGACAGCGCTTGCCGGCACGGCAGCTGCCGAAATGCTGGATCTTGAAAAAGACGAGCTGACCTTCGGCTTTATCAAGCTCACGGATATGGCGCCGCTCGCCGTAGCTTATGAGCAAGGGTATTTCCTTGATGAAGGTTTGTTTGTGACATTGGAGGCACAAGCCAACTGGAAAGTGCTGCTAGACGGCGTGATAGATGGCCAACTTGATGGCGCTCATATGCTTGCTGGCCAACCGCTTGCAGCAACCATAGGATACGGCACTAAGGCGCATATTGTGACACCCTTTTCCATGGACCTGAACGGCAACGGGATCACAGTGTCGAACGAGGTTTGGGACATGATGCGCCCCAATATTCCTTCTATGGATGACGGCCGGCCCATGCACCCGATTTCCGCACAGGCCCTTGCGCCAGTGATCGAAGAATTCAATTCGCGTGGCGAGCCATTTAATATGGGCATGGTTTTCCCGGTTTCCACCCACAACTACGAATTGCGCTACTGGCTTGCTGCGGGTGGGATTAATCCCGGCTATTACAGCCCGGATAACATCTCGGGCCAAATCGCGGCTGATGTGTTTCTGTCTGTGACACCGCCGCCGCAAATGCCGGCGACGCTGGAGGCAGGAACAATAAACGGATACTGCGTAGGTGAGCCTTGGAACCAGCAAGCGGTGTTCAAAGGGATCGGTGTGCCTGTCATTACCGACTACCAGCTTTGGAAAAATAACCCCGAAAAGGTCTTTGGACTGACCCAGGAATTCACCGAGGAAAATCCAAACACCACGCTTGCCATCACCAAGGCTTTGATCCGTGCGGCGATATGGCTGGATGAAAATAATAACGCCAACCGCCCAGAAGCAGTCAAAATCTTGAGCCGTCCGGAATACGTAGGTGCCGATTACGAGGTGATTGCGAATTCTATGACGGGCTTCTTTGAGTTCGAAAAAGGTGACAAACGCGACATTCCCGACTTTAACGTCTTTTTCCGCTACAATGCGACATATCCGTTCTATTCCGACGCTGTCTGGTATCTGACCCAGATGCGCCGCTGGGGCCAGATCGCAGAACATAAGCCAGACAGCTGGTATGACGAGGTCGCGCAGTCTGTTTATAAGCCCAAAATTTATCTAGAAGCAGCACGCCTGCTGGTAGACGAGGGCTTTGCCAACGAAGCAGATTTCCCCTGGGATAGCGATGGTTACAAAGCGCCAACGCCTGCCGAAGATATCATAGATAGCATTGCTTATGACGGCAAAGCCCCCAACGCATATCTTGAAAGCCTGCCAATTGGGCTGAAGAAAGATCAGTTGGTTGTTGGAAACAACGTCCAAGACTAA
- a CDS encoding HD domain-containing protein: MRPEIDRLTPDNIVDFIGSIFDRRGGEEYLGEPVNMGQHMLQGATIAEQNGQSEEIIVGALLHDIGHFTSEFGTFTMNDTEDRHHEDAGAEVLERFFPSVVTDCVRYHVAAKRYLCATRPEYFRRLSEASVHSLNLQGGPMNPAEVAEFEKNPNLNHIIAVRYLDDAGKRPNMETPDYWHFAPMVQRMVNRYTVQ, from the coding sequence ATGAGGCCTGAAATTGATAGGTTGACCCCTGACAACATCGTAGATTTCATCGGGTCAATTTTCGACCGGCGCGGCGGTGAAGAATACCTAGGAGAACCCGTAAATATGGGTCAGCATATGCTTCAGGGGGCAACGATAGCCGAGCAAAATGGCCAGTCCGAAGAAATTATCGTCGGCGCTTTACTGCATGACATCGGGCACTTCACCAGCGAATTTGGCACCTTTACCATGAACGATACAGAGGACCGGCACCACGAAGACGCCGGTGCGGAAGTGCTAGAGCGGTTCTTCCCAAGTGTCGTAACAGATTGCGTGCGCTATCACGTTGCCGCAAAACGCTATCTCTGCGCCACGCGGCCTGAATATTTCCGACGGCTTTCGGAAGCATCGGTTCACTCGCTCAACCTTCAGGGCGGCCCTATGAACCCTGCAGAGGTTGCTGAGTTTGAGAAAAATCCAAATCTCAATCATATTATTGCGGTTCGATATTTGGATGATGCGGGAAAAAGGCCAAATATGGAAACTCCGGATTACTGGCATTTCGCCCCGATGGTGCAGCGCATGGTCAACCGATACACAGTACAATAA
- a CDS encoding molybdopterin-dependent oxidoreductase — MDGTGLPETRSTCPYCGVGCGVLMRPDGEGGLAVRGDPEHPANFGRLCSKGLALGETVGLDQRLLAPRVDGQDSTWDHALQLVADTFSQTIADHGPDSVAFYVSGQLLTEDYYVANKLMKGFIGSANIDTNSRLCMASSVAGHKRAFGSDTVPGTYEDLDQADLVVLVGSNLAWCHPVLYQRLLAARKSRSTRIVVIDPRRTASCDSADMHLALKPGSDVALFNRLLVTLCEQGGLDNSYMENTEGFDDALKAAQEDGIDATGLSDEEIKAFCDLWINTEKVVTVYSQGVNQSTSGSDKVNAILNCHLATGRIGKPGCGPFSVTGQPNAMGGREVGGLANMLACHLDLENANHRSAVRDFWGATSIPNAPGLKAVDMFCAVRSGQIKALWIIHTNPAVSMPEADAVMAAIGSCPFTVVSDITAQTDTAQVANVLLPATAWAEKEGTVTNSDRTISRQRSILPRPGQARPDWAILAEVGRRMGFAKAFDYTNEAEIFREYAALSGIAGQFGRDFDISGLSALSESEYETMAPQRWPVTTSLRGERFFADGGFFHPDKKARFLPVSWKPPAEKPSQQYPFQLNTGRVRDQWHTMTRTALSPRLSAHLAEPFLEIHPEDAKELSIRPADLVQVKSASGSAILRVRISDAVQPRQVFAPMHWTAQTAQCARIDALVAAACDPVSGQPESKASVVSLSCYDASWYGFAVSQSTPVLTSEYWALARTQAGYRAELAGSTTPENWEAYARRLFAAQNAKAITMVDTARGSARVALQEEGRLIGALFISAAPVAVMRDYLATLPGDDASTALLGVPPKDVPDPGPVLCSCFGIGVNTIISAVETQGLTSVDDIGSALGAGTNCGSCRPELTELLGRRSIKEAAE, encoded by the coding sequence ATGGACGGGACGGGCTTGCCCGAAACGCGGTCCACTTGCCCCTATTGCGGCGTAGGATGCGGCGTACTTATGCGCCCCGATGGTGAAGGCGGTCTTGCTGTGCGCGGCGATCCAGAACATCCCGCGAATTTTGGGCGCCTTTGTTCCAAGGGCTTGGCCTTGGGCGAAACGGTTGGCCTAGACCAAAGGCTGCTTGCACCGCGTGTTGATGGTCAGGACAGCACATGGGATCACGCCCTGCAATTGGTGGCAGATACTTTTTCTCAAACCATTGCAGATCACGGTCCTGACAGTGTGGCGTTTTACGTATCGGGCCAACTTCTGACCGAAGATTACTATGTTGCCAATAAATTGATGAAAGGGTTTATCGGCTCGGCCAACATCGATACAAATTCGCGCCTTTGCATGGCGTCTTCGGTGGCCGGTCACAAACGAGCCTTTGGCAGTGATACAGTGCCGGGCACTTATGAAGACCTTGATCAGGCAGATCTGGTTGTTTTGGTTGGCTCGAACCTCGCGTGGTGCCACCCGGTGCTGTATCAACGTTTGCTTGCCGCGCGAAAGTCCCGCAGCACACGCATCGTCGTTATTGACCCCCGCCGCACGGCCAGTTGTGACAGCGCCGATATGCACCTTGCTTTAAAGCCCGGAAGTGATGTGGCGCTTTTCAATCGCCTGCTTGTTACGCTGTGTGAACAGGGCGGGCTTGATAACAGTTATATGGAAAACACCGAAGGGTTTGATGACGCCCTGAAAGCCGCTCAGGAAGATGGCATTGATGCAACAGGCTTATCAGATGAGGAAATTAAAGCCTTCTGCGATCTCTGGATCAATACTGAAAAGGTGGTGACGGTTTATTCACAGGGCGTAAACCAGTCCACTTCGGGCTCTGATAAAGTTAATGCGATTCTGAACTGCCACCTTGCCACTGGACGGATTGGAAAACCGGGCTGTGGACCGTTTTCTGTCACTGGACAACCCAATGCCATGGGGGGGCGCGAAGTCGGTGGGCTGGCAAATATGCTTGCGTGCCATCTTGATCTTGAAAACGCCAATCATCGCAGCGCCGTGCGCGATTTTTGGGGGGCTACGTCTATACCCAACGCGCCCGGTCTTAAGGCTGTAGATATGTTTTGTGCAGTGCGTTCCGGCCAGATCAAGGCCCTGTGGATCATCCATACCAACCCAGCTGTTTCTATGCCCGAGGCCGATGCTGTTATGGCCGCCATCGGGTCATGCCCTTTTACCGTAGTCAGCGACATTACTGCGCAGACCGATACCGCCCAAGTGGCCAATGTGCTGTTGCCCGCGACGGCCTGGGCGGAAAAGGAGGGCACCGTCACAAATTCTGATCGCACGATTAGCCGCCAACGCAGTATTTTACCGCGCCCCGGTCAGGCGCGACCGGACTGGGCCATCTTGGCTGAGGTCGGGCGCCGCATGGGCTTTGCCAAAGCCTTCGACTACACCAATGAGGCCGAGATTTTCCGCGAGTATGCCGCACTTTCGGGCATTGCAGGACAGTTTGGCCGTGACTTCGATATCTCGGGTCTGTCGGCGCTTTCCGAAAGTGAATACGAGACCATGGCCCCGCAACGCTGGCCAGTGACGACTTCACTCCGGGGTGAACGCTTCTTTGCAGACGGCGGGTTCTTTCATCCCGATAAAAAAGCCCGTTTCCTGCCAGTATCATGGAAGCCTCCGGCCGAAAAACCCTCGCAACAGTATCCTTTCCAACTGAACACCGGGCGCGTGCGCGACCAGTGGCACACCATGACACGAACGGCGTTAAGTCCACGTTTGTCAGCACATCTGGCGGAACCGTTTCTGGAAATTCATCCAGAGGACGCAAAAGAGCTATCAATCAGGCCCGCGGATCTGGTGCAGGTTAAAAGTGCAAGCGGATCAGCGATCCTGCGGGTCCGTATTTCCGACGCCGTACAGCCGCGGCAGGTTTTTGCACCAATGCATTGGACAGCGCAGACCGCCCAATGTGCGCGGATCGACGCGCTTGTCGCGGCAGCTTGCGATCCTGTCTCGGGCCAACCTGAAAGCAAAGCAAGCGTGGTTTCGCTCTCTTGCTATGATGCAAGCTGGTATGGGTTTGCGGTTTCGCAAAGCACTCCGGTGCTTACCTCAGAGTATTGGGCACTTGCCAGAACTCAAGCGGGATATCGGGCTGAGCTGGCGGGTTCGACTACGCCAGAGAATTGGGAAGCCTACGCAAGACGGCTTTTTGCGGCACAAAATGCCAAAGCCATTACTATGGTTGATACTGCGCGCGGCTCTGCGCGGGTGGCGTTGCAAGAGGAAGGGCGGCTTATCGGGGCGCTATTTATCTCTGCTGCCCCGGTGGCAGTCATGCGTGATTATCTGGCAACCTTGCCCGGCGACGATGCTTCAACAGCGCTTTTGGGTGTGCCACCAAAAGATGTACCCGACCCCGGCCCCGTGCTTTGTTCCTGTTTCGGCATTGGTGTCAATACGATCATTTCCGCTGTTGAAACCCAAGGACTGACCTCTGTTGACGATATTGGTTCGGCTCTTGGCGCCGGCACAAATTGCGGCTCTTGCAGACCGGAGCTGACGGAACTGCTTGGCCGCCGATCCATAAAAGAGGCTGCAGAATGA
- a CDS encoding gamma-butyrobetaine dioxygenase, translating to MASVTIDPSGEYLTLKSSTGRRRFHAIWLRDNASDHQTRAPENGQRLIALRDIPHDTSITNTDLNGDTMDVRFAPEDKVVRFDISWLEENAYDEAPSRPHGWVAPDIAIWDAELTTSVPTGDFEALVSDDSALFNWLSLVNRYGFGKVTNGPVKPGALFQIVDLFGYVRETNYGRHFDVRTEVNPTNLAFTGMGLQAHTDNPYRDPVPTVQVLYCLESSAAGGDNMVVDGFAAALRLREENETYFNVLANYSARFEYAGDQSVCLTSRRPMIELAPDGQLISVRFNNRSLAAITDVPFDKMPLYYAAYRSLGEIIDNQEMEVTFRLNPGEAFVVDNTRVLHARKGYSGEGSRWLQGCYADKDGLRSTYDAMRQNQKKESVDEA from the coding sequence ATGGCATCTGTCACGATTGATCCATCGGGTGAATACCTGACCCTAAAAAGTTCAACCGGCCGCCGCCGATTTCATGCAATCTGGCTGCGCGATAATGCCAGCGACCACCAGACGCGCGCGCCGGAAAATGGTCAGCGCCTGATCGCATTAAGGGATATTCCCCATGACACATCTATCACAAACACTGACCTAAACGGCGATACCATGGACGTCAGGTTTGCCCCAGAGGACAAGGTGGTGCGCTTTGATATCTCTTGGCTCGAAGAGAACGCCTATGATGAGGCACCATCGCGGCCGCATGGTTGGGTTGCACCAGATATTGCAATTTGGGATGCGGAGCTGACAACTAGTGTCCCCACAGGCGATTTTGAGGCACTTGTAAGCGATGATTCCGCGCTGTTTAACTGGCTTTCATTGGTGAACCGATATGGGTTTGGTAAAGTCACTAACGGCCCTGTTAAACCCGGGGCACTGTTTCAAATCGTTGATCTCTTCGGTTACGTGCGTGAAACAAATTACGGGCGGCATTTCGATGTTCGTACCGAAGTAAACCCAACCAACTTGGCCTTTACGGGTATGGGCCTTCAGGCGCATACAGATAATCCCTACCGCGATCCTGTTCCCACGGTTCAGGTTCTCTATTGCCTTGAAAGCTCTGCTGCTGGAGGCGACAATATGGTGGTGGATGGGTTTGCTGCCGCCTTGCGTCTGCGTGAGGAAAATGAGACGTATTTTAACGTATTGGCCAATTATTCGGCGCGCTTTGAATATGCAGGTGATCAAAGCGTATGCTTAACGTCACGCCGCCCAATGATTGAACTGGCACCAGACGGCCAACTGATTTCTGTTCGGTTCAACAACCGATCACTGGCAGCAATCACTGATGTACCGTTTGATAAAATGCCATTGTATTATGCAGCCTACCGGAGTCTTGGCGAAATCATCGACAACCAAGAGATGGAGGTTACATTCCGCCTCAACCCGGGAGAGGCTTTTGTTGTGGACAACACCCGTGTTCTTCATGCCCGTAAAGGCTATTCCGGTGAAGGATCGCGTTGGCTGCAAGGATGCTATGCCGATAAGGACGGGCTGCGATCAACCTATGACGCCATGCGTCAAAACCAGAAAAAGGAATCCGTGGATGAGGCCTGA
- a CDS encoding ANTAR domain-containing protein, translating to MPKDLTIVVVEEDQERSVAIVDALKDSLACDICVVGNPSGLARQIAIHAPDIVLIDVDNPTRDMLEELTLASGPLERPVAMFVSGTAGGLAQTALEAGVSAYVVDGLSPERIKPVIDTAIARFRIVRQMRNELAETRRALEERKVVDRAKGLLMKAKNIDENAAYALLRKTAMDQGRRVADVAEALVTASRLLG from the coding sequence ATGCCAAAAGATTTGACCATTGTTGTCGTTGAAGAAGATCAAGAGCGCTCAGTCGCGATTGTTGATGCGCTAAAAGATTCGCTTGCCTGTGATATATGCGTTGTTGGTAACCCAAGCGGGCTCGCACGCCAAATTGCCATACACGCCCCTGACATCGTACTGATCGATGTCGACAATCCGACACGCGACATGTTGGAAGAACTCACTTTAGCCTCTGGCCCGTTAGAGCGCCCAGTCGCTATGTTTGTTTCCGGTACGGCAGGTGGCCTCGCGCAAACTGCGCTAGAGGCTGGGGTCTCTGCCTATGTGGTGGATGGTCTGTCACCCGAGCGGATCAAACCTGTCATCGACACAGCCATCGCGCGGTTCAGGATAGTGCGGCAAATGCGCAATGAATTGGCTGAAACCCGCCGCGCTTTGGAAGAACGCAAGGTGGTTGACCGCGCCAAAGGCCTATTAATGAAGGCTAAGAACATCGATGAAAACGCCGCCTATGCTCTTTTACGGAAAACCGCAATGGATCAGGGTAGGCGCGTCGCAGACGTGGCCGAAGCGCTGGTCACTGCGTCGAGGTTGCTGGGATGA